The proteins below are encoded in one region of Belonocnema kinseyi isolate 2016_QV_RU_SX_M_011 chromosome 3, B_treatae_v1, whole genome shotgun sequence:
- the LOC117169681 gene encoding outer dense fiber protein 3-like → MEETENKPKQHQLGCMHHGPGPVYRLPTLTGYIGHDPSRRREPAYSIKSLKRTNHYEGGPGPKYNIGGLTNRGIEKKPAYTIGLKKTRQDLFTGPSPLEYQAEKCPAMNSRRPPAYSLQFREMKKVEGSGPGPIYLLPTCLGPNLVDKKAQGAYSIGIPTKGNKREELPGPGAYITENYNVVKRRFPAYSITSRPKDLSMWEGTPGPKYDTKFYNGKRPPMYTFGLRHSPCAGTPMTEMDDE, encoded by the exons ATGGAGGAGACCGAAAATAAGCCAAAACAGCATCAACTCGGCTGTATGCATCATG GACCAGGTCCAGTTTATCGTCTTCCAACCCTAACTGGATATATTGGACACGACCCTTCTAGACGCAGAGAACCGGCATATTCgatcaaatctttaaaaagaacaaatcacTATGAAGGTGGACCTGGACCCAAATATAATATCGGAGGTTTAACTAACCGCGGAATAGAAAAAAAACCAGCTTACACCATCGGCCTCAAGAAAACCCGTCAAG ATCTATTTACGGGCCCAAGTCCACTAGAATATCAAGCAGAGAAATGTCCTGCAATGAATAGCCGTAGGCCTCCAGCTTACTCTCTTCAATTTcgagaaatgaaaaaagttgaaggAAGTGGACCAGGTCCGATTTATTTACTCCCAACGTGTCTTGGTCCGAATCTGGTTGACAAAAAAGCGCAGGGTGCTTATTCAAT AGGTATTCCTACAAAAGGGAATAAACGGGAAGAACTTCCGGGTCCGGGAGCTTATATAACTGAGAATTACAACGTGGTTAAGCGCAGATTTCCCGCTTATAGCATTACATCTCGCCCAAAAGATCTTTCAATGTGGGAAGGCACTCCTGGTCCTAAATACGATACTAAATTCTACAATGGAAAACGACCTCCAATGTATACCTTTGGCCTGAGACACAGTCCATGTGCTGGAACGCCTATGACGGAAATGGACGATGAATAA
- the LOC117169684 gene encoding uncharacterized protein C9orf85 homolog — protein MSCQKGNTHRTRPQKYQNRHVFKNDLHDKSKQTKAINNIQVCNVCERCKKIIEWKIKYKKFKPLKSLVKCTKCDQKVIKHAYHTMCGPCARERDVCPKCGEKAELVEGKPSPEEQLKLDIELQAMLKELPERKRRTFIRYMNQKGKKNDSTEVSGENNTGLNKKSESSNDNGNEENEKATREDLFAKLKSLSMQKEGDESNSDCNFSDDDLE, from the exons ATGAGTTGTCAAAAAGGCAACACACACCGAACAAGACCACAGAAATATCAGAATCGGCACGTTTTCAAAAATGATCTTCACGATAAATCAAAGCAAACGAAGGCCATAAATAACATACAAGTGTGCAATGTATGTGAAAGGTGTAAAAAGATCATCGAGTGGAAgataaagtacaaaaaattcaAGCCTCTCAAATCTCTTGTAAAGTGCACAAAGTGTGATCAAAAAGTTATAAAGCACGCGTATCATACAATGTGTGGACCTTGTGCAAGGGAAAGAGATGTTTGTCCTAAGTGTGGAGAAAAAGCCGAACTAGTAGAAGGAAAACCTTCACCAGAAGAGCAGTTGAAATTGGATATAGAATTACAAGCGATGCTCAAGGAACTGCCAGAAAGGAAACGAAGGACATTCATTCGTTATATgaatcaaaaag gaaagaaaaatgacTCCACTGAAGTATCTGGCGAAAATAATACCGGATTGAATAAAAAGAGCGAAAGTTCTAATGACAATGgaaatgaagaaaatgaaaagGCAACGCGAGAAGATTTGTTCGCAAAATTAAAATCACTATCTATGCAGAAAGAAGGCGATGAGTCAAATTCTGATTGTAACTTTAGCGATGatgatttagaataa